The following coding sequences lie in one Stenotrophomonas rhizophila genomic window:
- a CDS encoding sialate O-acetylesterase, whose protein sequence is MSHRTWIGWLLAIALACCVLPSTAQEPVTTLLHPLFQDHAVLQRDQPIPVWGSAAPGTTVSVTLAGRTVTTRAEASGRWQARLTPLAAGGPYVLSVRAGKGSQVVQDVQMGDVWLCSGQSNMELPVWRALDAGSEIASATHPMIRLFTVPKAVATVPQQQFGAPVAWHPASPETVRDFSAACFYFARELQKTVTVPMGLIQAAWGGSRIEAWTSADALRAQGGMDPALDVLALYARDPAAANARWGTQWQHWWATREGAVADDRPWQPSKDGRGWQTAPAMLGAWERWGVPALSTYNGMVWYRTQVTLTAAQAAQGARLALGPIDETDMTWVNGVAVGSQYGPGEARSYVLPTGVLTAGANTVVINVLDTYGDGGLAGPSDAHAVALDDGTRIVLDAPWQYRVAPGAQAPPSAPWHAATGLSTLYNAMIAPLGRYGLRGMLWYQGESNTGDGLAYAARLRGLRADWRRQFGAQMPLLVVQLAGYGQPPVAPVDSGWAQVREAQRRVAAEDPRTGLALAIDIGDAYDIHPPNKQELGRRLARVARHVVYGDRTLAPAGPTARTASLAEGKVRVVFDGVTGSLATTGANGPIGFELCDADARHCGYADAVLEGREVVLDCKDCVEPASGRHHRGAALRVRYCWADGPVCTLRDSSGAPAGPFELSLTAAEVR, encoded by the coding sequence ATGAGCCATAGGACGTGGATTGGTTGGCTGCTGGCAATCGCGTTGGCGTGCTGCGTCTTGCCGTCAACGGCGCAGGAACCGGTGACGACGCTGTTGCATCCGCTGTTCCAGGACCACGCCGTACTGCAGCGTGACCAGCCGATTCCGGTCTGGGGCAGCGCTGCACCGGGCACCACGGTGTCTGTCACATTGGCAGGACGAACCGTCACCACGCGCGCGGAGGCCAGCGGTCGCTGGCAGGCACGGCTCACACCGCTCGCCGCTGGCGGTCCGTATGTACTGTCGGTGCGGGCAGGGAAGGGCAGCCAAGTGGTGCAGGATGTGCAGATGGGCGATGTCTGGTTGTGTTCCGGACAGTCGAACATGGAACTGCCGGTGTGGCGCGCGCTCGACGCGGGCAGCGAGATCGCCTCGGCCACACACCCGATGATTCGCCTGTTCACCGTGCCCAAGGCGGTGGCCACCGTGCCGCAACAGCAGTTCGGCGCGCCGGTTGCGTGGCACCCCGCGTCACCGGAGACGGTGCGCGACTTTTCTGCTGCCTGCTTCTACTTTGCGCGCGAGCTGCAGAAAACCGTCACCGTTCCGATGGGGTTGATCCAGGCAGCGTGGGGCGGTTCGCGGATCGAGGCCTGGACCAGCGCCGATGCGCTGCGCGCACAGGGCGGCATGGACCCGGCACTCGATGTGCTCGCGCTGTATGCCCGCGATCCGGCGGCGGCAAACGCACGCTGGGGCACGCAGTGGCAGCACTGGTGGGCAACGCGCGAGGGGGCGGTCGCGGACGACAGGCCCTGGCAGCCAAGTAAAGACGGCAGGGGATGGCAAACGGCGCCGGCCATGCTTGGGGCATGGGAGCGCTGGGGTGTGCCGGCGCTGTCCACCTACAACGGCATGGTCTGGTACCGCACCCAGGTAACCCTGACCGCCGCGCAGGCGGCGCAGGGCGCACGACTTGCGCTGGGCCCCATCGATGAGACGGACATGACCTGGGTGAATGGCGTGGCCGTGGGCAGCCAGTACGGTCCGGGCGAAGCGCGGTCGTATGTGCTGCCCACCGGTGTGCTGACCGCCGGTGCGAACACGGTGGTGATCAATGTGCTGGACACGTACGGCGACGGTGGCCTGGCAGGCCCTTCGGACGCCCACGCCGTGGCGCTCGACGATGGCACGCGGATCGTCCTGGATGCGCCGTGGCAGTACCGGGTCGCGCCGGGCGCGCAGGCACCGCCGTCCGCGCCGTGGCACGCCGCCACCGGCCTGTCGACGTTGTACAACGCCATGATTGCGCCGCTCGGGCGCTATGGTCTGCGCGGGATGCTGTGGTACCAAGGAGAATCCAACACCGGGGATGGCCTTGCCTACGCCGCACGGCTGCGCGGCCTGCGCGCGGACTGGCGCAGGCAGTTCGGTGCGCAGATGCCGCTGCTGGTGGTGCAGCTGGCCGGCTACGGTCAGCCGCCCGTGGCGCCGGTGGACAGTGGCTGGGCGCAGGTACGCGAGGCGCAGCGGCGGGTCGCGGCCGAAGACCCGCGCACCGGGCTTGCGCTGGCCATCGACATCGGCGATGCCTACGACATCCATCCGCCCAACAAACAGGAACTGGGCCGTCGCCTGGCCCGGGTGGCGCGCCACGTGGTGTACGGCGACCGCACGCTGGCACCCGCCGGCCCGACGGCCCGCACGGCGTCGCTCGCAGAGGGCAAGGTGCGGGTGGTGTTCGACGGTGTCACCGGCAGCCTGGCCACGACCGGTGCGAACGGCCCCATAGGATTCGAGCTCTGCGACGCCGACGCACGGCACTGTGGCTATGCCGACGCGGTGCTGGAGGGGCGTGAGGTTGTGCTGGATTGCAAGGATTGCGTGGAGCCGGCCAGCGGCCGGCACCACCGGGGCGCTGCGTTGCGTGTGCGCTATTGCTGGGCCGACGGTCCGGTCTGCACGCTGCGCGACAGCAGCGGTGCGCCGGCTGGGCCCTTCGAGCTTTCCCTTACCGCTGCTGAGGTTCGCTGA
- a CDS encoding glycoside hydrolase family 43 protein, translating into MRLLMATVVLLLSATVSPLGAAPAPVPPVYFDWFEYSGHDAAFETPLPAGHYRNPILAGFHADPSIVSANGRFYLVNSSFTYFPGIPVFESVDLVHWKQIGNVIDRPGQLDFDGLSVSRGIFAPAIAYHDSMFYVVTTAVDSGGNFIATARDPAGPWSDPHWLPGVGGIDPSLFFDEDGTVYLLNNDEPPGPQRYEGHRAIWMQQIDLATFQPVGPRKVLIDGGVEPAKNPIWIEGPHLYKRDGWYYLSDAEGGTGPQHSQVVLRSRDVWGPYVPYADNPILTQRDLPNDRPLPITNAGHADLVEGPDGSWWAVFLASRNYDTRHYNTGRETYLLPVQWRNGWPVILPAGQAIPYAVKAPSWMQGEASQAPSTGNFVDRDAFDAPVLGTGWLRVRVPKQAWADLRGRPGSLAVHPLPEDLDTLRNPAFLGRRQQHLRFEASTAMTRPAAGVAAGLAAFQSEAYWYFLGVRSLGGDRVAVFLEARDGGGATRTLASRELDATPSLRLRIAGDEGHYAFAFDTGDGRGWQTLADNVDGTVLSTDRAGGFVGALLGPFARDERALRSK; encoded by the coding sequence ATGCGTCTGCTGATGGCCACGGTCGTTCTGCTGTTGTCGGCGACGGTGTCGCCACTGGGCGCTGCGCCTGCGCCTGTGCCGCCGGTGTACTTCGATTGGTTCGAGTATTCGGGTCACGACGCGGCCTTTGAAACGCCCCTGCCAGCCGGTCACTACCGCAACCCGATCCTGGCCGGCTTCCACGCAGACCCGAGCATCGTCAGCGCGAACGGGCGCTTCTACCTGGTCAACTCCAGCTTCACCTACTTCCCGGGCATTCCGGTGTTCGAGAGCGTCGACCTGGTGCACTGGAAGCAGATCGGCAACGTGATCGACCGTCCGGGCCAGCTGGATTTCGATGGCCTGAGCGTGTCGCGCGGCATCTTCGCGCCGGCGATCGCGTACCACGACAGCATGTTCTATGTGGTCACCACCGCGGTGGACAGCGGTGGCAATTTCATCGCCACCGCGCGGGACCCTGCCGGCCCGTGGTCCGACCCGCACTGGCTGCCTGGCGTCGGCGGCATCGATCCGTCGCTGTTTTTCGACGAGGACGGCACCGTTTACCTGCTGAACAATGATGAGCCGCCCGGTCCGCAGCGCTACGAAGGCCACCGCGCCATCTGGATGCAGCAGATCGACCTGGCCACCTTCCAGCCGGTGGGGCCGCGCAAGGTGCTGATCGACGGCGGCGTGGAGCCGGCGAAGAACCCGATCTGGATCGAAGGGCCGCACCTGTACAAGCGCGACGGCTGGTACTACCTCTCCGACGCCGAGGGCGGCACCGGGCCACAGCATTCCCAGGTGGTGCTGCGCAGCCGCGACGTCTGGGGACCCTACGTGCCGTACGCGGACAATCCGATTCTCACCCAGCGCGACCTGCCCAATGACCGGCCGCTGCCAATCACCAATGCCGGGCATGCCGATCTGGTGGAAGGGCCGGACGGCTCCTGGTGGGCGGTGTTCCTTGCCAGTCGCAACTACGACACACGCCACTACAACACGGGAAGGGAGACGTATCTGCTTCCGGTGCAGTGGCGGAACGGCTGGCCGGTGATCCTGCCGGCTGGCCAGGCCATCCCGTATGCGGTCAAGGCGCCGTCGTGGATGCAGGGTGAGGCGTCGCAGGCGCCTTCCACCGGCAACTTCGTCGACCGCGACGCGTTCGATGCCCCGGTGCTGGGCACGGGATGGCTGCGCGTGCGCGTTCCGAAACAAGCCTGGGCAGACCTGCGCGGGCGGCCGGGCAGCTTGGCGGTGCATCCGCTGCCGGAGGATCTGGACACGCTGCGCAACCCAGCCTTCCTTGGGCGCCGCCAGCAGCACCTGCGCTTCGAGGCCAGCACCGCGATGACGCGCCCGGCGGCAGGGGTGGCGGCCGGCCTGGCCGCATTCCAGAGCGAGGCGTACTGGTATTTCCTTGGCGTCCGCAGCCTGGGCGGTGACCGTGTTGCGGTCTTCCTCGAAGCACGCGACGGCGGCGGCGCGACCAGGACGCTGGCCAGCCGGGAGCTGGACGCAACCCCGTCACTGCGCCTGCGGATTGCAGGTGACGAAGGCCACTATGCGTTCGCGTTCGATACCGGCGACGGCCGTGGCTGGCAGACGCTCGCCGACAACGTGGACGGCACTGTATTGAGTACTGAT